One stretch of Eupeodes corollae chromosome 2, idEupCoro1.1, whole genome shotgun sequence DNA includes these proteins:
- the LOC129945855 gene encoding paramyosin, long form isoform X1 — protein MSSTVARSSKYSYRASSTGGGVADVNIEYSADLSNLSRLEDKIRLLQDDLEVERELRQRIEREKADLSVQVIQMSERLEEAEGGAEHQFEANRKRDTELLKLRKLLDDVHLESEETTMILKKKHNEIMNDFQEQVEILTKAKARAEKEKAKFQAEVYELLSQIEVSNKEKIYASKHIEKLEITISELNVKIEEINRTVIDITSHKTRLHQENIELIKDVQDLKSQVDTISYSKSQVISQLEDARRRLEDEDRRRSSLEASLHQVEIELDSVRLQLEEESEARIDLERQLVKANGDAAQWQSKYQTELASHQEECEELRRKYTVRITELEEHIESLVVKVNTLEKQKSRFQSEIEVLIIDLEKSNNSCRELQKTVVSLEKVNVDLKSRLEETIQLYEISQRDLRNKQNELSKTVHELEKIRDANGQLARENKKLGDDLHESRATISEITRRLHDLELELRRLENERDELTAAYKEAEAGRKAEEQRAQRLASDFSQFRHDAERRMHEKDEEIEAIRKQTSIEIEQLSARVVEAETRLKTEVQRIKKKLQIQITELEMSLDVSNKTNIDLQKVIKKQSLQLTEIQAHYDEIQRQLQQTLDQYTVAQRRIQTLSGELEEMRGGLESAQRAKRNVELQYEEAQTRISELSSVNVNLASIKSRLEQELSVVASDYEEVTKELRISDERYQKVQVELKHTMEELHIEQERIVKIETIKKSLEVEVKNLSIRLEEVELNAVAGSKRIISKLEARIRDLELELEEEKRRHAETIKILRKKERTVKEVMIQCEEDQKNIILLQEALDKSTAKINLFKRQLNEQEGMSQQTVTRVRRFQRELEAAEDRAECAESNLNMIRAKHRTFVTTSTVPGSVQYLVQETRTITE, from the exons atgtcttcaaCTGTGGCACGTTCATCAAAATACTCTTATAGAGCCAGTTCAACTGGAGGCGGAGTTGCTGATGTCAATATTGAATATTCCGCCGATTTATCAAATCTCTCACGCTTGGAG GATAAAATTCGTCTACTCCAAGATGATCTTGAAGTGGAACGCGAATTGCGCCAAAGG ATTGAACGTGAGAAGGCAGATCTCAGCGTACAAGTCATCCAAATGTCTGAGCGTCTGGAAGAGGCTGAAGGTGGTGCTGAACATCAg TTCGAAGCTAACCGCAAACGTGATACTGAACTTTTAAAACTGCGTAAATTGCTCGACGATGTTCATCTAGAATCCGAAGAAACAACAATGATTCTGAAAAAGAAGCACAACGAAATTATGAATGATTTTCAAGAACAAGTTGAAATCCTAACGAAAGCTAAAGCTAG GGCCGAAAAAGAGAAGGCCAAATTCCAAGCTGAGGTCTACGAATTGCTCAGCCAAATCGAAGTCTCTAACAAAGAGAAAATCTATGCAAGCAAGCACATTGAAAAGCTAGAAATCACCATTTCCGAACTGAATgtgaaaattgaagaaatcaatCGCACAGTTATCGATATCACGTCCCACAAGACCCGTCTCCATCAGGAGAATATCGAATTGATCAAGGACGTCCAAGATCTCAAGTCACAAGTCGACACAATCTCATATTCCAAGAGCCAGGTCATCTCTCAATTAGAGGATGCACGCCGCCGTTTGGAAGATGAAGATCGTCGTCGCTCTAGCCTCGAAGCATCTCTTCATCAAGTTGAAATCGAACTGGATTCAGTCCGATTGCAACTCGAAGAAGAATCCGAAGCCCGTATCGACTTGGAACGTCAGTTGGTCAAGGCAAATGGTGATGCAGCACAATGGCAATCCAAATATCAAACCGAACTCGCTAGCCATCAAGAAGAATGTGAAGAGTTGCGTCGCAAGTACACCGTACGCATCACTGAGCTAGAAGAACATATCGAATCGTTGGTCGTTAAGGTCAACACATTGGAGAAACAAAAGTCTCGCTTCCAGAGCGAGATTGAGGTTTTGATCATTGATTTGGAGAAATCCAACAACTCTTGCCGGGAATTGCAAAAGACTGTTGTGTCATTGGAGAAGGTCAATGTTGATTTGAAGTCTCGCTTGGAAGAGACCATTCAATTATACGAAATCTCACAACGCGACTTGAGGAACAAACAAAACGAATTATCCAAAACCGTCCATGAATTGGAAAAGATTCGTGATGCCAACGGTCAGCTTGCTCGTGAAAATAAGAAATTGGGAG ATGACCTCCACGAATCCCGTGCCACCATCTCTGAAATCACTCGCCGCTTGCACGATTTGGAATTGGAACTCCGTCGCCTTGAAAACGAACGCGATGAATTGACTGCTGCTTACAAGGAAGCTGAAGCT gGCCGCAAGGCTGAGGAACAACGCGCTCAACGCTTGGCTTCTGACTTCAGTCAGTTCCGCCACGATGCTGAACGCCGTATGCATGAAAAGGACGAAGAAATTGAGGCCATCCG caAACAAACTTCCATCGAAATTGAACAATTGAGCGCACGTGTTGTTGAGGCTGAAACCCGCCTTAAGACCGAAGTACAACGCATCAAGAAGAAGTTGCAAATTCAAATCACCGAATTGGAAATGTCCTTGGATGTCTCCAACAAGACCAACATTGATTTGCAAAAGGTCATCAAGAAGCAATCATTGCAATTGACTGAAATCCAAGCTCACTACGATGAAATCCAAAGGCAATTGCAACAAACTTTGGACCAATACACTGTCGCTCAACGCCGTATTCAAACTTTGAGCGGTGAATTGGAAGAAATGCGCGGTGGATTGGAAAGTGCCCAACGTGCCAAGCGTAACGTTGAATTGCAATACGAAGAAGCCCAAACTCGCATCAGCGAATTGTCTTCAGTTAATGTTAATTTGGCCTCAATCAAATCTAGACTCGAACAAGAATTGTCAGTTGTTGCATCAGATTACGAGGAAGTAACCAAGGAATTGCGCATCAGTGATGAGCGTTACCAGAAGGTTCAA GTTGAATTAAAGCACACCATGGAAGAATTGCACATTGAACAAGAGCGTATTGTTAAGATCGAAACCATCAAGAAGTCTTTGGAAGTTGAAGTcaag aaTTTGTCCATCCGTCTTGAAGAAGTCGAACTGAACGCTGTCGCTGGAAGCAAACGTATCATCAGCAAATTGGAAGCTCGCATTCGTGACTTGGAACTGGAATTGGAAGAAGAAAAGAGGAGACACGCCGAAACTATCAAGATCCTCAGGAAGAAGGAACGCACTGTCAAGGAAGTTATGATTCAATGCGAAGAAGACCAAAAGAACATCATTTTGTTGCAAGAAGCTTTGGATAAATCTACCGCTAAGATTAATTTGTTCAAGCGTCAATTGAACGAACAG GAGGGTATGTCTCAACAAACTGTCACCCGTGTCCGCCGTTTCCAACGTGAACTTGAAGCTGCCGAAGATCGTGCTGAATGCGCTGAAAGCAACTTGAACATGATCCGTGCCAAGCATCGTACATTCGTTACCACCTCAACTGTTCCCGGCTCTGTTCAGTATCTTGTCCAGGAAACAAGAACGATCAccgaataa
- the LOC129945855 gene encoding paramyosin, short form isoform X2 produces the protein MALMQVSRPNRVRHMLMGTYEDNYGFSMNYYQPMIDYLDAKQTGGRQLDLPHLPWSNERGLKKYRPSNSVQRYTSSEVLRLSRAAADRANQVLLQSRQSIRTPFSVKKLADASRVTKHIVEDSIIERSQRRRLERQAELEDLIRRDTGRLLQRLRAMEDIRDVEISADLKRAIRGKSASAITAALLADSEKNMKTAKRQEEDFMAQAISNSVRGKSENRLLHATHIEFTDERMIDNLDYKVSSSLCNMKRQLSTLNQKTVEMYSDSSKQTSIEIEQLSARVVEAETRLKTEVQRIKKKLQIQITELEMSLDVSNKTNIDLQKVIKKQSLQLTEIQAHYDEIQRQLQQTLDQYTVAQRRIQTLSGELEEMRGGLESAQRAKRNVELQYEEAQTRISELSSVNVNLASIKSRLEQELSVVASDYEEVTKELRISDERYQKVQVELKHTMEELHIEQERIVKIETIKKSLEVEVKNLSIRLEEVELNAVAGSKRIISKLEARIRDLELELEEEKRRHAETIKILRKKERTVKEVMIQCEEDQKNIILLQEALDKSTAKINLFKRQLNEQEGMSQQTVTRVRRFQRELEAAEDRAECAESNLNMIRAKHRTFVTTSTVPGSVQYLVQETRTITE, from the exons ATGGCACTAATGCAAGTGAGCAGGCCGAATAGAGTGCGCCATATGCTTATGGGCACCTATGAGGATAATTATGGATTTAGCATGAACTATTATCAACCAATGATAGATTATTTAGATGCCAAGCAAACGGGGGGTAGACAGCTAGACTTGCCGCATTTACCGTGGTCAAATGAACGTGGCTTGAAAAAGTACCGTCCCAGCAATTCAGTACAACGTTATACGTCCTCAGAGGTTCTCCGTTTATCGCGTGCAGCTGCCGATCGGGCTAATCAAGTACTCCTACAGTCTCGGCAATCGATCCGAACACCGTTCAGTGTAAAAAAGCTAGCGGACGCATCGCGTGTTACAAAACATATTGTCGAGGATAGTATTATCGAACGTTCACAACGTCGCCGATTAGAACGTCAGGCCGAACTTGAGGATCTCATACGACGCGATACTGGTCGCTTGTTGCAAAGGTTGCGTGCGATGGAGGATATTCGCGATGTCGAAATTTCGGCCGATTTGAAACGGGCCATTCGGGGCAAATCGGCCAGCGCAATTACGGCCGCCCTCCTGGCCGATTCcgaaaagaatatgaaaactGCCAAACGGCAGGAGGAGGATTTTATGGCTCAGGCCATATCCAATTCGGTTCGTGGTAAAAGCGAAAATCGTCTTCTCCATGCAACTCACATTGAGTTCACGGACGAACGGATGATTGACAATTTGGATTACAAAGTGTCATCGTCGCTGTGCAACATGAAGCGGCAATTGTCGACATTGAATCAGAAGACCGTCGAAATGTATTCGGATTCAAG caAACAAACTTCCATCGAAATTGAACAATTGAGCGCACGTGTTGTTGAGGCTGAAACCCGCCTTAAGACCGAAGTACAACGCATCAAGAAGAAGTTGCAAATTCAAATCACCGAATTGGAAATGTCCTTGGATGTCTCCAACAAGACCAACATTGATTTGCAAAAGGTCATCAAGAAGCAATCATTGCAATTGACTGAAATCCAAGCTCACTACGATGAAATCCAAAGGCAATTGCAACAAACTTTGGACCAATACACTGTCGCTCAACGCCGTATTCAAACTTTGAGCGGTGAATTGGAAGAAATGCGCGGTGGATTGGAAAGTGCCCAACGTGCCAAGCGTAACGTTGAATTGCAATACGAAGAAGCCCAAACTCGCATCAGCGAATTGTCTTCAGTTAATGTTAATTTGGCCTCAATCAAATCTAGACTCGAACAAGAATTGTCAGTTGTTGCATCAGATTACGAGGAAGTAACCAAGGAATTGCGCATCAGTGATGAGCGTTACCAGAAGGTTCAA GTTGAATTAAAGCACACCATGGAAGAATTGCACATTGAACAAGAGCGTATTGTTAAGATCGAAACCATCAAGAAGTCTTTGGAAGTTGAAGTcaag aaTTTGTCCATCCGTCTTGAAGAAGTCGAACTGAACGCTGTCGCTGGAAGCAAACGTATCATCAGCAAATTGGAAGCTCGCATTCGTGACTTGGAACTGGAATTGGAAGAAGAAAAGAGGAGACACGCCGAAACTATCAAGATCCTCAGGAAGAAGGAACGCACTGTCAAGGAAGTTATGATTCAATGCGAAGAAGACCAAAAGAACATCATTTTGTTGCAAGAAGCTTTGGATAAATCTACCGCTAAGATTAATTTGTTCAAGCGTCAATTGAACGAACAG GAGGGTATGTCTCAACAAACTGTCACCCGTGTCCGCCGTTTCCAACGTGAACTTGAAGCTGCCGAAGATCGTGCTGAATGCGCTGAAAGCAACTTGAACATGATCCGTGCCAAGCATCGTACATTCGTTACCACCTCAACTGTTCCCGGCTCTGTTCAGTATCTTGTCCAGGAAACAAGAACGATCAccgaataa